A window from Acidobacteriota bacterium encodes these proteins:
- the clpP gene encoding ATP-dependent Clp endopeptidase proteolytic subunit ClpP — protein MQLIPMVVEQTNRGERAYDIFSRLLKDNIIFIGTPIDDGIANLVIAQMLFLEAEDPDRDILFYINSPGGSITAGMAIYDTMQFIKPDVQTYCIGQAASMAAVLLACGAKGKRFSLPNSRVLIHQPWVTGLGGQTTDIDIHAKELLRTRERLNQIMAEHTGQPLKRIETDTERDYILTADQAKEYGIIDDVIRKRA, from the coding sequence ATGCAGTTGATCCCGATGGTGGTCGAGCAGACCAACCGCGGGGAACGGGCGTATGACATCTTCTCGCGCCTGTTGAAGGACAACATCATCTTCATCGGGACGCCGATCGACGACGGGATCGCCAACCTGGTGATCGCGCAGATGCTGTTCCTCGAGGCGGAGGACCCCGACCGGGACATCCTGTTCTACATCAACAGCCCGGGGGGCTCGATCACGGCGGGCATGGCGATCTACGACACGATGCAGTTCATCAAGCCGGACGTGCAGACCTACTGCATCGGCCAGGCGGCGTCGATGGCGGCGGTGCTGCTGGCGTGCGGGGCGAAGGGAAAGCGGTTCTCGCTGCCGAACTCGCGCGTGCTGATCCACCAGCCGTGGGTCACCGGCCTGGGGGGCCAGACGACCGATATCGACATCCACGCGAAGGAGCTGCTGCGGACGCGCGAGCGCCTGAACCAGATCATGGCGGAGCACACCGGGCAGCCGTTGAAGCGCATCGAAACCGACACGGAGCGCGATTACATCCTCACGGCGGACCAGGCGAAGGAATACGGTATCATTGACGATGTCATCCGCAAGCGGGCGTAG